In Mustela nigripes isolate SB6536 chromosome 12, MUSNIG.SB6536, whole genome shotgun sequence, one DNA window encodes the following:
- the LOC132027630 gene encoding LOW QUALITY PROTEIN: putative vomeronasal receptor-like protein 4 (The sequence of the model RefSeq protein was modified relative to this genomic sequence to represent the inferred CDS: inserted 2 bases in 2 codons; deleted 2 bases in 1 codon), translated as MAYYSFEANIALISRTQLSRTQVFCEYRYMLVGTTSFLALALEVYFFQIYKICFFATLVITSAIYVTVKICQFLQAGLGVSANILLLVFNIFVFLLDHRPKPTDLIICHLSFVHLMKLFTELSLLSAEVLESLSSMNDVECKALFCLNRVTRGLFICTTCFLSVLQVITISPSTSWLARFKSKCTKYIFHSFIILWFLSLSLSSNCILFSVASFNETQTNLLNVGKHCSLSPMDSVISGLILALTISRDVYFVGVMLLLSAYMVILLSRHQRRCQHLHITSFSSRASPEKRATQTVLXVVYWVDVIISFSSTMLWTYDPVVLDFQRLLSNVYATVSALVLISSDKRXENVFQECGKIINNF; from the exons ATGGCGTACTATTCATTTGAAG CAAATATCGCCCTAATCTCTAGGACTCAACTCAGCAGAACCCAGGTGTTCTGTGAGTACAGATATATGCTTGTAGGAACTACTAGTTTTTTGGCTCTGGCATTGGAG GtctatttttttcagatatacaaaatatgtttttttgCCACTCTGGTGATCACATCTGCCATTTATGTTACTGTTAAAATATGCCAATTTTTACAAGCTGGTCTTGGAGTCTCAGCCAACATCCTCCTCCTTGTCTTCAACATCTTCGTGTTCCTTCTGGATCACAGGCCTAAGCCCACTGACTTGATCATCTGTCACTTGTCCTTTGTTCACCTAATGAAACTCTTTACTGAGCTGTCTTTATTGTCTGCAGAAGTGTTGGAATCGCTGAGCTCTATGAATGATGTTGAATGTAAGGCTTTATTCTGCCTGAACAGGGTGACAAGGGGTCTCTTCATCTGCACCACCTGCTTCCTGAGTGTGCTCCAGGTCATCACCATCAGCCCCAGCACCTCCTGGTTGGCCAGGTTTAAATCTAAATGCACAAAGTacatctttcattcttttatcatCTTATGGtttctcagtttgtctctcagcaGTAACTGC ATATTGTTTTCTGTCGCATCTTTTAACGAGACCCAGACCAATCTATTGAATGTCGGTAAACACTGCTCACTTTCCCCCATGGACTCCGTCATCAGTGGGCTGATCTTAGCATTGACGATATCCAGGGATGTCTACTTTGTAGGAGTCATGCTGCTCTTGAGTGCATACATGGTGATTCTCCTGTCCAGGCATCAGAGGCGTTGCCAGCACCTTCACATCACCAGCTTCTCCTCAAGAGCCTCTCCAGAGAAAAGGGCCACCCAGACTGTCC TGGTCGTGTACTGGGTGGACGTCATCATCTCATTCTCCTCAACAATGCTATGGACTTATGACCCAGTCGTCTTGGATTTCCAGAGGCTTCTGTCCAATGTCTATGCCACTGTTAGTGCTTTGGTACTCATTAGTTCTGATAAAA ATGAAAATGTGTTTCAGGAGTgtggaaaaattataaacaatttctAA